The following coding sequences are from one Anabas testudineus chromosome 16, fAnaTes1.2, whole genome shotgun sequence window:
- the LOC117152960 gene encoding uncharacterized protein LOC117152960, with protein sequence MAALRACLTLSICILLSQESFAKNDAPCQLSKWNNGYDTFIKRHIPSGTPDSLNQNDWEKFIRTKGCSRPTQSFLSTADLERVKDVCTNRGGKVYKDNLCISRQPFTFVTVRSEMNTCGIKSIRKETKHLILACEVLGSPQDQCLPVHFEGNPEDLKPDNNAKGCMEPRGHAPSFEVTWLWLLSAAVLIFIYGN encoded by the coding sequence ATGGCTGCTCTCAGAGCGTGTCTCACTCTTTCCATCTGTATCCTGTTGAGTCAAGAGAGCTTTGCCAAAAACGACGCTCCCTGCCAGCTCTCCAAATGGAACAACGGCTATGACACCTTCATCAAACGTCACATTCCCTCGGGCACTCCTGATTCACTCAACCAAAATGACTGGGAGAAGTTTATTAGGACTAAGGGCTGTAGCAGACCTACGCAGTCCTTCCTCTCCACTGCAGACCTGGAGAGAGTGAAGGATGTGTGCACAAACAGAGGGGGGAAGGTGTACAAAGACAACCTCTGCATCAGCAGGCAGCCTTTCACTTTTGTCACGGTAAGGAGTGAAATGAATACCTGCGGGATCAAGAGCATTCGAAAGGAGACTAAACATCTGATCCTGGCCTGTGAAGTGTTAGGAAGTCCACAAGATCAGTGCCTGCCAGTCCACTTTGAGGGGAACCCTGAAGATCTAAAGCCGGATAACAACGCTAAAGGCTGCATGGAACCACGGGGTCACGCTCCGAGCTTTGAAGTGACATGGCTCTGGctgttgtctgctgctgttcttatttttatttatggaaATTAA
- the crabp2a gene encoding cellular retinoic acid-binding protein 2a: MERNIPDFSGVWEMKSSENFEELLKILSVNVMLRKIAVKAASKPLVEITQDGETLSIKTSTTVRTTHITFTVGKEFNEATVDGRPCTSFPRWETDRKISCEQTLQKGEGPKTSWTREITDDGKLILTMRADDVVCTRVYERQ; this comes from the exons ATGGAGCGTAATATCCCTGATTTCTCTGGCGTCTGGGAGATGAAGAGCTCTGAAAACTTCGAGGAACTATTGAAAATACTAA gtGTGAACGTGATGCTGCGTAAAATTGCAGTGAAAGCAGCCTCCAAGCCGCTGGTGGAGATCACACAAGATGGAGAGACGCTGTCCATTAAAACCTCCACCACAGTCCGCACCACTCACATCACCTTCACTGTGGGGAAGGAGTTCAATGAGGCCACAGTGGATGGACGTCCCTGCACG AGCTTTCCACGCTGGGAGACAGACCGTAAGATCAGTTGTGAGCAAACTCTGCAGAAAGGAGAGGGGCCAAAGACATCCTGGACCCGAGAGATCACTGACGATGGAAAACTGATCTTG accATGAGAGCCGATGATGTGGTTTGCACCAGAGTCTACGAACGACAGTGA